The following proteins come from a genomic window of Flavobacterium crocinum:
- a CDS encoding glycoside hydrolase family 43 protein, with amino-acid sequence MKLKFSIIISFVCSFVFSQNNYFVPGKQWKDTDGVHINAHGGGILFDSGTYYWYGEYKTSGRSGNTSLEGISCYSSKDLYNWHNEGIVLRVEQNPKSEITKGCVMERPKVIFNKKTGKYVMWFHLELKGQGYDAAKAALAISDTPKGPFKFVKSYRPNKGVWPLDFKEEFKTALANEKQLKSWSPEWLSAIHNGMLVRRDFDKGQMSRDMTVYVDDNEKAYLIHSSEENLTLHISELTDDYLDFTEKWTRVAPAGHNEAPAIFKKDGIYYMITSGCTGWDPNAARSFKSKSIFGPWETLGNPCIGKDAELTFHSQSTYILPVQGKKDQFIFMADRWNPKNPIDGTYVWLPIKFENGRPILNLLDKWNLAAFTENQ; translated from the coding sequence ATGAAATTAAAATTTTCAATCATTATCAGTTTTGTATGTTCTTTTGTTTTTTCGCAAAACAATTATTTTGTTCCGGGAAAACAGTGGAAAGATACAGATGGAGTGCATATTAACGCTCATGGTGGCGGAATTCTTTTTGATTCTGGAACGTATTATTGGTACGGTGAATATAAAACTTCAGGTCGTTCAGGAAACACTTCTTTGGAAGGAATCAGTTGTTATTCCTCAAAAGATTTGTACAATTGGCATAACGAAGGCATTGTGCTGCGAGTTGAACAAAATCCTAAATCTGAAATTACAAAAGGATGCGTTATGGAGCGTCCAAAAGTGATTTTTAATAAAAAAACAGGTAAATATGTGATGTGGTTTCATTTGGAACTGAAAGGGCAGGGATATGATGCTGCCAAAGCAGCTCTTGCGATTAGTGATACTCCAAAAGGACCATTCAAATTTGTGAAATCGTATCGCCCAAATAAAGGTGTCTGGCCTTTGGATTTTAAAGAGGAATTTAAAACAGCTTTGGCAAATGAAAAACAGTTAAAGTCCTGGAGTCCGGAATGGTTGTCAGCTATTCATAACGGAATGCTGGTTCGCAGGGATTTTGACAAAGGGCAAATGTCCAGAGATATGACGGTATATGTTGATGATAATGAGAAGGCGTATTTAATTCATTCTTCAGAAGAAAATTTGACGCTTCATATTTCTGAGTTAACAGACGATTATCTGGATTTTACTGAAAAATGGACAAGAGTAGCACCGGCGGGACATAATGAAGCTCCTGCTATTTTTAAGAAAGACGGTATTTATTATATGATAACTTCCGGTTGTACGGGGTGGGATCCAAATGCGGCTAGATCTTTTAAATCGAAATCCATTTTTGGTCCTTGGGAAACTTTAGGAAATCCGTGTATAGGTAAAGATGCTGAATTGACTTTTCATTCGCAAAGTACTTATATTCTTCCTGTTCAAGGAAAAAAGGATCAGTTTATTTTTATGGCGGATCGATGGAATCCTAAAAATCCTATTGATGGAACTTACGTATGGCTTCCAATAAAATTTGAAAATGGCAGACCAATTTTAAACTTGTTGGATAAATGGAATTTAGCTGCTTTTACAGAAAATCAATAA
- a CDS encoding glycoside hydrolase family 16 protein has translation MRFIGKFLVLGIVLMLLFSFIRHKQKVSTSEDYKLVWADEFNTNGRPDEKNWNYETGFVRNQENQWYQKENAVCKDGYLIIEARNENKPNPDFISKTYKDFAKNRDSIKVTSSCLITRGKHSWQYGRFEMRAKIPVGKGMWPAFWSLGIKGNWPANGEIDIMEYYTGKILANAAWKSKEPNTAWDSETFKLTDFKDKSWAYQFHVWKMDWDAHSIKLYVDNQLLNEISVDATIPSADQKISPFQQPHYLLVNLAVGGINGGTFTKADLPSKYIIDYIRVYQKSK, from the coding sequence ATGAGATTTATTGGTAAGTTTTTGGTGTTGGGAATTGTCCTGATGCTTCTTTTTAGTTTCATCAGGCACAAACAAAAAGTTTCGACTTCTGAAGATTATAAGTTGGTCTGGGCAGATGAATTCAATACAAATGGCCGTCCAGATGAAAAGAACTGGAATTACGAAACAGGTTTTGTGAGAAACCAGGAAAATCAGTGGTATCAAAAAGAAAATGCGGTTTGTAAAGACGGTTATTTGATTATTGAAGCCAGAAATGAAAATAAACCAAACCCAGATTTTATATCTAAAACGTATAAAGATTTTGCTAAAAACAGAGATTCGATAAAAGTGACTTCTTCCTGTTTAATTACCCGAGGAAAACATTCCTGGCAATATGGACGCTTTGAAATGAGGGCTAAAATTCCAGTGGGCAAAGGAATGTGGCCGGCCTTTTGGAGTTTGGGAATAAAGGGCAATTGGCCAGCAAACGGCGAAATTGACATCATGGAATATTACACAGGAAAAATACTTGCGAATGCAGCATGGAAATCAAAGGAACCCAATACAGCTTGGGACAGTGAAACATTTAAGTTGACTGATTTTAAAGACAAATCATGGGCATATCAATTCCATGTGTGGAAAATGGATTGGGATGCTCATTCGATTAAATTATACGTTGACAATCAATTATTAAATGAAATTAGTGTTGATGCGACAATACCATCGGCAGATCAAAAAATAAGTCCATTTCAACAGCCTCACTATTTGTTAGTGAATCTTGCCGTTGGAGGAATAAATGGCGGAACGTTTACCAAAGCTGATCTTCCATCAAAATACATAATAGATTATATCAGGGTTTATCAAAAAAGTAAATAA
- a CDS encoding glycosyl hydrolase, with amino-acid sequence MKKLYIFILFWLSVFVFNIQAQAPNLPVKTTLATTLNGSKTFTNASTSDILSFPLSNQSEFTLEVKAKVNSAVGRGLDVEVKNTIGLGFRTSLDKTTFNSATILSTPENLSASVDNAQEQTYRYAIKDGVANIYQDGHYLTSKTLDFLNDTSGAVVAYGSDNLLGRWAGVTGNNSGKPNDYGWANTSTSLPWNTANSTSGVRYLDVTSGHTFESDNSVYSGRIMYIRWDNASYSAATYSYPVKLEQGLRYEFSWLYEYISNAAAGAKLNVAISSAADGSGVIAYKTFTTGSANKLRRGDLSFVSNVDGNYYLTITGDYALMAIADLKLKSSNLINTWDGYYNDNAGTPAAYGWTNVASPSIFNTANSTSGARFMDVTSGHTFESDNSVYSGRLMYIRWDSTALENSVYSFPVQLEASKGYQFSWIYEYISNLSPGSQMTVSVSTAANGGGTVLATKNFTTGAVNKLRKGDLAFQSQSAGTYYVNVTGAKALFGIADLKVQGQETANIVIGKNYATGAVDMAITSVTFENAAYAPEKIISPSLQTTNISSNTTVGAFAKSKVVLNGTASLYLKNGNNPLINSTVNLTSADNRLYFENVKPSDVISSQLQYISVNGVLAGNGTNVNVTNYGGGTVVSPYVADYQPLQVFTQENFAGSSQQYATVTPFDNLGAFDNAIKSFKLKKGYMATFATSADGSGYSRVYIAENEDLEVPVLPVNLNGTISFVRTMTWHQVTKKGLAGGSTEAINSSNITWYYNWNTGMDTTPNVEYVPIRQTQWWPSFTPAYTKEGYTHLLGFNEPDRPDQANMTVEAAISNWPALLKSGLRVGSPATSDPYNPWMATFMTQAEANNYRVDYVALHCYWYKTAAQWKSDLQYIYDKYKRPIWITEWNIGANWTANNFPDDVNTLTDANATKHKNDLASILAVLESADYVERYSIYNWVQDARAMYVTINDAFKTRNPNWQNYVWLQNAPVISSTATDYTVLTPAGQYYAKNASTKAYNSSREYIPLWKTKVETLSYTLSSDYKNITIKWTGTNQELVNKYVLERKLTGETTFSVFYESTDYNVLSKIDLVRTHAEYRIKVIGKDNVESAYSAILVYDQPSIPAIPTNFTGEAVSSSAINLKWSLVTGAESYKIKRATTLNGTYDIINAYVKDSIFNDTNLEANKDYFYKIASENAGGESEYSAAIQIKTLTTSGSLSAKNANISDLNMLTEESVKIISAFPNPTNGQFDILLPTNEDNETIGIYTLDGKLISTANHPNVNGSIHLNIENQPSGIYLVKIESHPEATVRIIKK; translated from the coding sequence ATGAAAAAACTATACATATTTATATTATTCTGGTTATCGGTTTTTGTATTCAATATACAGGCACAAGCCCCTAATTTACCTGTAAAAACAACTTTAGCGACAACATTAAATGGTTCGAAGACTTTTACAAATGCTTCGACTTCAGATATTTTATCATTTCCATTATCTAATCAAAGCGAGTTTACTTTGGAAGTAAAAGCCAAAGTCAATTCTGCTGTAGGAAGAGGATTAGATGTTGAAGTTAAAAACACAATCGGCCTCGGATTTAGAACTTCTTTAGATAAAACAACTTTTAATAGTGCTACAATCTTATCAACGCCCGAAAATTTAAGTGCTTCTGTAGACAACGCACAGGAACAAACTTATAGATATGCAATAAAAGACGGCGTTGCAAATATCTATCAGGACGGACATTATTTAACTTCTAAGACACTTGATTTTCTAAATGATACTTCAGGCGCTGTAGTAGCGTATGGCTCTGATAATTTATTGGGAAGATGGGCAGGGGTTACAGGAAATAATTCGGGAAAACCAAATGATTATGGCTGGGCAAATACTTCAACAAGCCTTCCGTGGAATACAGCCAATTCAACGTCTGGTGTTCGATATCTGGATGTTACTTCAGGGCATACATTTGAATCCGATAATTCGGTTTACAGCGGAAGAATCATGTACATTCGTTGGGACAATGCCAGTTATTCGGCAGCAACTTATAGTTATCCCGTTAAGCTGGAGCAAGGTTTGAGATATGAATTTTCATGGCTTTATGAATATATTTCTAATGCTGCAGCAGGCGCTAAATTGAATGTAGCAATATCCTCAGCTGCTGACGGATCTGGAGTTATTGCTTATAAAACCTTTACAACAGGAAGTGCCAATAAATTGCGAAGAGGAGATTTGTCTTTTGTGTCGAATGTGGATGGCAATTATTACCTAACCATCACAGGCGATTATGCATTAATGGCTATTGCCGATTTAAAACTGAAATCTTCAAACTTAATTAATACCTGGGACGGTTATTACAATGATAATGCAGGAACTCCCGCTGCTTATGGATGGACAAATGTTGCTTCACCAAGCATTTTTAATACAGCGAACAGTACAAGCGGAGCACGTTTTATGGATGTAACTTCCGGTCATACTTTTGAATCCGATAATTCAGTTTACAGTGGCAGATTAATGTATATCAGATGGGACAGTACAGCACTTGAAAACTCCGTTTATTCATTTCCGGTACAATTAGAAGCCTCAAAAGGATATCAGTTTTCATGGATTTATGAATACATTTCGAATTTAAGTCCGGGTTCTCAAATGACGGTATCGGTTTCTACAGCTGCTAATGGTGGAGGAACCGTTTTAGCAACTAAAAACTTTACAACGGGAGCTGTCAATAAACTAAGAAAAGGAGATTTGGCATTCCAATCACAAAGTGCAGGAACGTATTATGTAAATGTTACAGGAGCCAAAGCACTTTTTGGAATAGCAGATTTAAAAGTTCAGGGACAGGAAACAGCCAATATTGTAATTGGAAAAAATTACGCAACGGGTGCTGTGGATATGGCGATTACTTCGGTTACTTTTGAAAATGCTGCTTATGCTCCGGAAAAAATAATTAGTCCCTCACTTCAAACAACAAACATTTCAAGCAACACCACTGTAGGAGCTTTTGCAAAATCAAAAGTAGTTTTAAACGGAACGGCTTCTTTATATCTTAAAAATGGAAATAATCCATTAATCAATTCGACGGTAAACTTAACTTCAGCAGATAATCGTTTGTATTTTGAAAACGTAAAACCGAGTGACGTAATCAGTTCTCAATTGCAATATATTTCAGTAAATGGTGTTTTGGCAGGTAACGGTACAAATGTAAATGTTACCAATTACGGAGGAGGAACAGTGGTTTCGCCTTATGTTGCAGACTATCAGCCGTTGCAGGTTTTTACTCAGGAAAATTTTGCAGGATCATCACAGCAGTATGCTACTGTAACTCCATTTGATAATTTAGGGGCTTTTGACAATGCCATTAAATCATTCAAATTAAAAAAAGGATATATGGCGACTTTCGCTACCAGTGCAGACGGATCAGGCTACAGCCGGGTTTACATTGCAGAAAATGAAGATTTGGAAGTTCCGGTTTTGCCTGTTAATTTAAACGGAACTATTTCGTTTGTCCGAACAATGACATGGCATCAGGTTACTAAAAAAGGACTTGCCGGCGGAAGTACAGAGGCAATCAATTCAAGCAATATTACCTGGTATTACAACTGGAACACAGGAATGGATACCACGCCAAATGTAGAATATGTTCCTATTCGTCAAACTCAATGGTGGCCTTCATTTACACCAGCTTATACTAAAGAAGGATATACTCATTTATTAGGCTTTAATGAACCAGATCGTCCGGATCAGGCCAATATGACCGTTGAAGCAGCCATAAGCAATTGGCCGGCTCTTTTGAAATCAGGATTACGAGTAGGTTCTCCGGCAACTTCGGATCCTTATAATCCTTGGATGGCCACTTTTATGACTCAGGCTGAGGCTAATAATTACAGAGTAGATTATGTAGCACTTCATTGTTACTGGTATAAAACAGCAGCACAATGGAAAAGTGATTTACAATACATTTATGACAAATACAAAAGACCAATCTGGATTACAGAATGGAATATTGGGGCAAACTGGACAGCTAATAATTTTCCTGATGATGTAAATACACTTACAGATGCCAATGCAACAAAGCATAAAAACGATTTAGCTTCGATTTTAGCTGTTTTAGAAAGTGCCGATTATGTAGAACGTTATTCCATATATAATTGGGTGCAGGATGCGCGAGCAATGTATGTGACGATTAACGATGCTTTTAAAACCAGAAATCCAAATTGGCAAAATTATGTCTGGCTACAGAATGCACCTGTAATTTCCAGTACAGCGACAGATTATACGGTTTTAACTCCTGCGGGGCAATATTATGCTAAAAATGCATCGACGAAAGCTTATAATTCATCCAGAGAATATATTCCATTATGGAAAACAAAAGTAGAAACACTGAGTTACACACTTTCTTCTGATTATAAAAATATTACCATAAAATGGACAGGAACCAATCAGGAGTTAGTAAACAAATATGTTTTGGAAAGAAAACTAACAGGAGAAACTACATTCTCAGTTTTTTATGAATCAACAGACTACAATGTTCTTTCAAAAATAGATCTGGTTCGAACTCATGCAGAATATAGAATTAAAGTTATTGGTAAAGACAATGTGGAGTCAGCTTATTCGGCAATATTGGTTTACGATCAACCTTCGATTCCGGCAATTCCAACCAATTTTACAGGTGAAGCAGTATCATCGTCAGCAATCAATTTAAAATGGTCACTTGTGACGGGAGCAGAATCCTATAAAATCAAAAGAGCCACAACTCTTAATGGAACTTATGATATTATAAATGCTTATGTAAAAGACAGCATTTTTAACGATACTAATTTAGAAGCCAATAAAGATTACTTCTATAAGATTGCATCAGAAAATGCCGGAGGAGAAAGTGAATATTCTGCAGCGATTCAGATTAAAACATTGACAACTTCCGGTTCTTTGAGTGCTAAAAACGCAAATATATCGGACTTAAATATGCTGACAGAAGAATCTGTTAAAATCATTAGCGCATTTCCAAATCCAACAAATGGGCAGTTTGATATTCTTTTACCAACAAATGAAGACAATGAAACAATTGGAATTTATACGCTGGATGGTAAGCTGATTTCAACAGCAAACCATCCAAACGTAAATGGCAGCATTCATTTGAATATTGAAAATCAGCCTTCGGGAATTTATCTGGTAAAAATAGAATCACATCCCGAAGCAACAGTCCGAATTATTAAAAAATAA
- a CDS encoding RagB/SusD family nutrient uptake outer membrane protein has product MKRYIQNKISRIAPLVAVAALFVSCSEDFLEPDPLSFYEPEATFSTESGLQAVLASADKQLRNNYIHYNNAGNSVPIGTEYVFSDMSKYGKTDNTSTISDFANTMVPTMSYKTSTNDDFYFGFYWTEAYTGIKHANTVLTYIDKVTSLTEEVKRKYIGQAYFHRAYRYLNLVYQFGDIPLITKILEVPKQSYYSTKKEAIIEMITADMEKAVEWVPEQSKLPYLGVVNKGACRQLLIKCYLASGRFKDAENQADLLINQSGYSLMQGSFGTFDAGGNPATWTITRNVIWDLHRPENKVIAANREAILVMPNGGVQSFLPFASMRIFGPNWNSGTVTTPDGKQAANRFASNNANYQANYDYARALGRGIATISASYYSQHPMWVVNGVEDKQDLRHNSTVGNWVNMENLKYSDKTSAYYGQNFRLKNGTTLLSKDTLREWFDFPLYKIYLHDVVNETNPNANDFQGASTGSKAHWYLYRLAETYLLRAEARFYQGNVGGAAQDVNVIRARAGASQMYGTVTIGDICAERGRELYLEEWRNVELKRISHCLALSGQADEWGQTYSKTNWDKQSGTDNAGGSYWYQRIVHYTLYNKYPSGIVVPNGTKFYTMDKRNNYWPIPNSAITANIKGKLSQNFGYDGYDPSVKVWDKWQDAVADESQL; this is encoded by the coding sequence ATGAAAAGATATATACAAAATAAAATTTCAAGAATAGCGCCTTTAGTTGCGGTTGCTGCTCTTTTTGTTTCCTGCTCAGAAGATTTTCTGGAACCAGATCCGCTTTCGTTTTACGAACCGGAAGCAACTTTTAGTACAGAAAGTGGATTACAGGCCGTTTTAGCAAGTGCCGATAAACAGCTTCGTAACAACTATATTCATTATAACAATGCTGGTAATAGTGTGCCTATTGGTACCGAATATGTTTTCTCTGATATGTCAAAATATGGAAAAACAGATAATACCAGCACCATTTCTGATTTTGCTAATACTATGGTGCCTACCATGAGTTATAAAACTTCAACAAATGATGATTTCTATTTCGGATTTTACTGGACGGAAGCTTATACGGGAATTAAACATGCCAATACCGTTTTAACTTATATTGATAAAGTAACAAGTTTGACAGAAGAAGTAAAACGTAAATATATCGGTCAGGCTTATTTTCATAGAGCATACCGTTATCTTAACTTGGTTTATCAGTTTGGAGATATTCCATTGATTACAAAGATTTTGGAAGTACCTAAGCAAAGTTATTATTCAACTAAAAAAGAAGCCATTATCGAAATGATTACGGCTGATATGGAAAAGGCTGTAGAATGGGTGCCGGAACAATCAAAACTGCCTTATCTGGGAGTGGTAAACAAGGGAGCATGCCGTCAGTTATTGATTAAGTGTTATCTGGCTTCCGGAAGATTTAAAGATGCAGAAAATCAGGCCGATTTACTAATTAATCAATCGGGTTATTCTTTGATGCAGGGTTCATTTGGAACTTTTGATGCAGGAGGAAATCCAGCAACATGGACAATCACCAGAAATGTGATTTGGGATTTACACCGACCTGAAAATAAAGTTATTGCCGCTAACAGAGAAGCTATTTTGGTAATGCCAAACGGTGGAGTACAATCTTTTTTACCATTTGCATCTATGAGAATTTTTGGTCCGAACTGGAATTCTGGTACAGTTACTACTCCTGACGGAAAGCAAGCGGCAAATCGTTTTGCTTCAAATAACGCCAATTATCAGGCTAACTACGATTATGCCAGAGCTTTAGGACGTGGTATTGCAACAATTAGTGCTTCTTATTATTCGCAACATCCTATGTGGGTGGTTAATGGTGTGGAAGACAAACAAGACCTTAGACATAACAGTACCGTTGGGAACTGGGTAAATATGGAAAATCTTAAATACAGCGACAAGACTTCTGCATATTATGGACAAAACTTCAGATTAAAAAATGGCACTACATTGTTGTCAAAAGATACACTGCGTGAATGGTTTGATTTTCCGTTGTATAAAATCTATCTGCATGATGTAGTAAATGAAACAAATCCAAATGCAAATGATTTTCAGGGAGCAAGTACAGGAAGTAAAGCACATTGGTACTTATATCGTTTGGCTGAAACTTATTTGTTGAGAGCTGAAGCACGTTTTTACCAAGGTAATGTTGGAGGAGCAGCTCAAGACGTAAATGTTATTAGAGCGAGAGCTGGTGCATCACAAATGTATGGAACAGTAACTATCGGCGATATTTGTGCAGAAAGAGGAAGAGAACTTTATCTGGAAGAATGGAGGAATGTCGAGCTAAAGCGTATTTCGCATTGTCTCGCACTCAGCGGACAGGCTGATGAATGGGGACAAACCTACAGTAAAACCAATTGGGACAAACAGTCCGGAACGGATAATGCCGGCGGAAGTTATTGGTATCAGCGAATTGTCCACTATACTCTTTACAACAAATATCCAAGCGGTATTGTGGTGCCAAACGGAACTAAATTTTATACCATGGACAAACGCAACAATTACTGGCCAATACCAAACAGTGCTATAACGGCTAATATCAAAGGCAAATTAAGTCAGAACTTTGGTTACGATGGTTATGATCCTAGCGTTAAGGTTTGGGATAAATGGCAGGATGCTGTCGCAGATGAAAGCCAACTTTAA